Proteins encoded in a region of the Zea mays cultivar B73 chromosome 2, Zm-B73-REFERENCE-NAM-5.0, whole genome shotgun sequence genome:
- the LOC103647375 gene encoding WRKY74 - superfamily of TFs having WRKY and zinc finger domains yields the protein MASTEMEMGVVGGGVNSSGGGSCGGLVVTELSHIKELVRQLEVHLGGSPDLCKHLASQIFSLTERSIGLITSSNLDGARRQKRPAGDAGLASPLSATPTSDVTDGPFQSTKKKRKVMEQRRQRVSSAGGENPVEDGHSWRKYGQKEILGAKHPRGYYRCTHRHSQGCPATKQVQRTDEDPTVYDVIYHGGHTCVHRAAAGQAQATAPPEHRPDAHGHLRSLGAGLTVKTETEEGLPAAAPLCLSASTPPVSGGGCPCPCLAPSTPENWGVSPASSNSNHAASYLPFEDAEWRGHAGLQEVVSASAPPPPAVDSLDDLLLLVDIDDIASLFD from the exons ATGGCGTCGACGGAGATGGAGATGGGCGTCGTAGGCGGCGGCGTCAATAGCAGTGGAGGAGGCAGCTGCGGCGGGCTGGTGGTGACGGAGCTGAGCCACATCAAGGAGCTGGTGAGGCAGCTGGAGGTGCACCTCGGCGGGTCCCCGGACCTGTGCAAGCACCTGGCCTCGCAGATCTTCTCCCTCACCGAGCGCTCCATCGGCCTCATCACATCCTCCAACCTCGACGGTGCCCGGCGGCAGAAGCGGCCCGCGGGCGACGCCGGCCTCGCCTCGCCGCTCTCGGCGACGCCCACCAGCGACGTCACCGACGGGCCTTTCCAGAGCACCAAGAAGAAGAG GAAGGTGATGGAACAGCGGAGGCAGAGGGTGAGCTCTGCCGGCGGCGAGAACCCGGTCGAGGACGGCCATAGCTGGAGGAAGTACGGCCAGAAGGAGATCCTCGGAGCCAAGCACCCAAG GGGCTACTACCGCTGCACGCACCGCCACTCGCAGGGGTGCCCGGCGACGAAGCAGGTGCAGCGCACCGACGAGGACCCGACGGTGTACGACGTGATCTACCACGGCGGGCACACCTGCGTCCACAGGGCGGCGGCGGGCCAGGCCCAGGCCACGGCGCCGCCGGAGCACAGACCGGACGCGCACGGCCACCTGCGGAGCCTGGGCGCCGGCCTCACCGTGAAGACGGAAACGGAGGAGGGCCTGCCCGCGGCCGCGCCCTTGTGCCTCTCCGCCTCCACGCCGCCGGTGAGCGGCGGCGGGTGCCCGTGCCCGTGCCTGGCGCCGTCCACGCCGGAGAACTGGGGCGTGTCGCCCGCGAGCTCCAACTCCAACCACGCCGCCTCCTACCTGCCGTTCGAGGACGCCGAGTGGCGGGGGCACGCCGGGCTCCAGGAAGTGGTGTCCGCCAGCGCGCCGCCTCCGCCCGCCGTGGACAGCCTCGACgacctcctcctcctcgtcgACATAGACGACATCGCCAGCTTGTTCGACTGA